The following is a genomic window from Marinococcus sp. PL1-022.
GGCTACGTGGCTTCGACGACCTCCCTACGCCCCGAGCCGTTCCTTCTTGGCTTCGGCATCGTGGGCCTCGGGTTCCTGCTTTCATTGTTCGTACCGGATACTAGCAGGCAGGTGGTCCGTCAGACGGCTTCCGGGGAATCCTCCCTCCCTTTTTGGCAGGCGTTTACCCAGACGACCTGGAAGCAGCCCGCCCTTTCGAGCTTCAGCTTTGCCGGGCTGACGACCAACCTCAAGGACGGCATGGCCTGGGGCCTATTCCCGCTCTTTTTCGCATCCGGCGGATTATCCGTCAGCCAAATCGGTGTGCTCGTGGCGGCGTATCCCCTCACCTGGGGCATGGCTCAGCTGTTTACCGGCCCCTGGAGCGATGTGATCGGCCGCAAGTGGCTCATCGTCGGCGGCCTCTGGCTGCAGGCCTTTTCCCTGTGGGCGCTTCTCGCCGGCCTGTTTGTGGACACGCTGAACGTTTCCTGGGCCATCGGCCTCGTGGCTGTGCTTCCGTTTGCCGCCGGCATCGTCACGCTCGTTCGTATGCAGGAGTCCCTGAAGAAGGATTAACAGAATACGGCTGTCTTATCTATGCTGGTAGAATAAATAGCAGCAAAAAAGCCCTCTTCCAAACGAAGAGAGCTTTGCTTTGTCTGCTATTGAAAATTTTTCGCGTACTGCTCGTATTCGGTACCTTCCAATTCATCAGCCGGAATAAATTCCATGGCTGCTGAATTCATGCAGTACCTAAGCCCTGTTGGCTCCGGGCCGTCCTGAAACACATGGCCTAAATGGGAATCTGCGTGCTTGCTTCGCACTTCTACGTTCGTTCCTAAAATGCCAGTGTCTTCTTCATACGTAATATTGCCCAGCTCCAGAGGCTTCGTGAAGCTCGGCCAGCCTGTACCAGAGTCAAACTGATCACGCGTGCTGAATAAAGGCTCTCCGGAGACAATATCAACGTATATTCCTTCCTGCTCATTATCATGATAAGCATTATCGTAAGCAGGCTCCGTGCCGTCTTCCTGCGTCACTTCATACTGCATGCTGTTCAATTCCGAAACGGCCGCTTCTTTATCTTCAACGGTAAACGGGGAGTCCGTGCTGACTTCATACTTTTTATCCTCTCCCCATACATCGTTCAAATAGGCATCGCGTCCGGAATTATTACGGTAATATTCATACCTTCCCGGGTTTTTCTTGTAGTAATCCTGATGATAGGCCTCTGCTTCGTAAAACGTATCGTATTCTTCAATGGATGTCACAATATCTCCATCAAACCGGCCGGAGTTCTCCATTTCCATTAAGGAAGCTTCCGCTGCCTGACGCTGCGCCTCATCATGATAAAATATGGCCGACAAATACGGCTCTCCTTTATCCACAAACTGCCCTTCGTCATCCGTCGGGTCAATCTGGCGCCAGTAAATCTGCAGAAGGTCTTCGTAGCTGATCTTCTCCGGATCATACGTAATTTGAACTGCTTCCTGATGGCCTGTTTCTTTGCTTGACACTTCATCATACGTAGGGTTTTTTTCCTCGCCGCCCGTATAGCCGGATATCACGCTGACGACGCCGGGACGGGATTCAAATGGCGGCTCCATGCACCAGAAGCACCCCCCGGCAAACGTAGCCTGCTCCATGCCTTCCAGATCCCCCTGTAGTTCCGTCTGTTCCGTCGCCACCACTTCTTCATATTCTGCGGCCGTAAACGCCTGGTACAAATACCAGCCGCCAGCCAGAAGAAGAACGGTTATTATACTAATAAGCCACCGTTTTTTATTCATATAACTCCCCTTTTAGTATCTTTTCTTTCATTATAAGGAAAAAGAGAGAACTTTAACATTATTCCAACTTGTCATCATTCAAAATTGCTTTGGAGCGCTGAAAGTACAATTAAATGCCGAGACCTGACCTTTTATTATTATGGTAAAATTAGGTATTATCAGCATTGGCATAATTAAAGCACATAAGCTGGAGGGACAAGTTCATGACGTTTATAGCGCAGTATGGATTCTTTATTGCTATCCTAATTGTT
Proteins encoded in this region:
- a CDS encoding MFS transporter yields the protein MMTSKAASIGIVENRLPFFLLILINVFVGSMVGLERTVLPLIGEKLFGLASASAALSFIVSFGFSKALVNLLAGALADRFGRKKILLMGWVFGLFVPLLIIFASAWWMVIVANIFLGINQGLTWSMTVNMKVDLAKPSQRGMAVGLNEFAGYMGLSVMAAVSGYVASTTSLRPEPFLLGFGIVGLGFLLSLFVPDTSRQVVRQTASGESSLPFWQAFTQTTWKQPALSSFSFAGLTTNLKDGMAWGLFPLFFASGGLSVSQIGVLVAAYPLTWGMAQLFTGPWSDVIGRKWLIVGGLWLQAFSLWALLAGLFVDTLNVSWAIGLVAVLPFAAGIVTLVRMQESLKKD
- the msrA gene encoding peptide-methionine (S)-S-oxide reductase MsrA, which gives rise to MNKKRWLISIITVLLLAGGWYLYQAFTAAEYEEVVATEQTELQGDLEGMEQATFAGGCFWCMEPPFESRPGVVSVISGYTGGEEKNPTYDEVSSKETGHQEAVQITYDPEKISYEDLLQIYWRQIDPTDDEGQFVDKGEPYLSAIFYHDEAQRQAAEASLMEMENSGRFDGDIVTSIEEYDTFYEAEAYHQDYYKKNPGRYEYYRNNSGRDAYLNDVWGEDKKYEVSTDSPFTVEDKEAAVSELNSMQYEVTQEDGTEPAYDNAYHDNEQEGIYVDIVSGEPLFSTRDQFDSGTGWPSFTKPLELGNITYEEDTGILGTNVEVRSKHADSHLGHVFQDGPEPTGLRYCMNSAAMEFIPADELEGTEYEQYAKNFQ